CAGCGCGCCGGCGTGAGGTGCAGGCCGAAGTGGTCGAAGCCGCCGGCCTTGGGGTCGAACGCTCGCCGGGTGGCCACGAAGTTCAGCAGGTCGCTGCTGCCGGGCGTGCGCAGGAAGATCATGCCCTCGTGCGCGAAGGCCTCCTCGAGGCCGAGCACTTCCGTGTAGAAACGCTCGGTGCCGCGGAGGTCACGGGTCAGCAGGGCGAGGTGGCGCAGCCCCACGGCGGGCTCGGCGTCACGGCAGGACGCCGCGCGTGGCGTTCAGGGCCTCGCGCAGGACGTCGGCAGGGCTCCGGGACCAGGCGGCGGTGTTGGGCGCCTCGTAGCTGAAATAGCCCGTGTAGCCCTTGGCGACGAGCACACGGAAGATCTCCTTGAACGGCACAACGCCATGGCCGGGGGGCAACCGATCGAGCACCTTGCCGGGCTCCAGGCCCGTGGCCGGCACGTCGCTGAACTGCACGTAGGCGATCTCCTCACCGGCGACGTCGTCCAGGGCGGACAGGCGGCCGCCGCTACGCTGGAAGTGATAGGTGTCGAAGAGCAACCCGCAGCGCGGATGGCCGGCCCGGGCGATCAGCTCGCGCAGGCGCTCGAGCGTGTTCACCTGCTGGGCCTGGGAATTCGCCTCCAGGGCCAGGCGCAGACCGTGGCGGGCGGCGATGTCGGCCACCTCGCGAACGCTGGCCGCCGCCTCGCCGAGGGCGCCGGTGCCCCGGTCGACCGGGCTCATCACCGTCGGCGCTCCCAGGGCGACCGCGCGCTCGCATTGCTCGACGAAAACCCGCAGCAGCCGCGCGCGCTCCTCGCCCCGGCTCCACATCCAGCCGAGCTCCACTCCCACGCAGGCCACGGGCAGACCGCTGGCCCGCACCAGCTCGATGACCGATTCGGCCGGCCGGCCGGCCTCGCCGGCCCGGGTGAAGTCCAGCCGGCGCAGCTCGACGGCGTTCCAGCCCGTCTCGCGGGCCACGCGCAGCGTCTCGGCCAGTGGGGTCGTGTCCAGCGTCCAGGTGTGCAGGGCCAGCCGGGCCATCAGTTGATCCTCTTGTCGCGACCCTTCCACTCGCGGTCGCGGAGCACGAACTTCTGGACCTTCCCCGTGGAGGTTTTGGGCAGCTCGCCGAACTCCACCCCCGCCGGGGCCTTGAAGTGGGCGATGTGCTGCTTGCAGAAGTCGATGATCTCCGCCTCGCTGGCCTGGCGGCCGGGCTTGAGGGTGACGAAGGCCTTCGGACGTTCCCCCCACTTGGGATCGGGGATGGCGACGACCGCGCACTCCATCACCGCCGGATGGCGGGCCACGCACTGTTCCACCTCGATGGTCGAGATGTTCTCGCCACCGGAGATGATGATGTCCTTCTTGCGGTCGCGAAGCTCGATGTAGCCGTCGGGGTGCCACACGGCGATGTCGCCGGAGTGGAACCAGCCGCCGCGGAACGCCTCGGCGGTGGCGTCGGGCTGCTCGAAGTACCCGGCCATCACGTTGTTGCCGCGCATGACCACCTCGCCCAGCGTCTCCCCGTCGCGCGACACGTCGTTCATCCTGTCGTCGACGACCCGGACCAGGTCGAAGACCGCGTACCCCTGGCCCTGGCGGGCGGCCAGCCGCGCCTGCTCCTCCGCC
Above is a genomic segment from Candidatus Methylomirabilota bacterium containing:
- a CDS encoding VOC family protein, coding for MGLRHLALLTRDLRGTERFYTEVLGLEEAFAHEGMIFLRTPGSSDLLNFVATRRAFDPKAGGFDHFGLHLTPARWKRVRERLKRAGVPINGRRGRSAVYIEDPNGYTVELYVD
- a CDS encoding sugar phosphate isomerase/epimerase family protein, which codes for MARLALHTWTLDTTPLAETLRVARETGWNAVELRRLDFTRAGEAGRPAESVIELVRASGLPVACVGVELGWMWSRGEERARLLRVFVEQCERAVALGAPTVMSPVDRGTGALGEAAASVREVADIAARHGLRLALEANSQAQQVNTLERLRELIARAGHPRCGLLFDTYHFQRSGGRLSALDDVAGEEIAYVQFSDVPATGLEPGKVLDRLPPGHGVVPFKEIFRVLVAKGYTGYFSYEAPNTAAWSRSPADVLREALNATRGVLP